A window of the Eulemur rufifrons isolate Redbay chromosome 6, OSU_ERuf_1, whole genome shotgun sequence genome harbors these coding sequences:
- the CCDC87 gene encoding coiled-coil domain-containing protein 87 codes for MEREKPESELQRFYQRLLRPLSLFPPRATPPAPQKRRPQEGRILQTFPLAKLKVAPLCHQVSKLLAGSGLAARVTTEARRRLIQVILDELKCSWREPPAELSLSYRNNVRLRKRLESYVLLSSEQLFLRYLHLLVTMSTPSRVFTESATLTRLTASLARDCTVFLTSPDVYRCLLADFLALLKVEQAHAGVDKLRPVCPTGVFKLCPIPWPHSTGFAKVPCSSLNLNYLIQLSRPPEFLSEPRLDPVKELKSIPQLRRRKPLRWLPSIGKKREIDISAPQIVSPPSFSLTPTSGASLFPTSPLNSQLRRGQSMPSLREGWKLADELGLPPLPPRPLTPLVLAAESKPELAGDTVAEDLKQLMKIMKLELMQCPPLDSGLPPLLGVVTHRPAAGHRMEELQRMLKNLQEEEASGKWDLQPPKSPPLQPQPLTITLKLRNEVVVQAAAVRVSDRNLLDSFHVEEAGVLYNHLADELDPKVIEEMDIDLFIGSNIREVYKELMSRVSTNHLHFDQGPLVENAANKDWSAFLSSAFLHQEKQSRIINPELAGLYSQRADALQSNPERVPSLTLPQAGKSWEKRSNKTPWMSWWKTALSVDDYFKYLANHETDFLHVIFQMYEEEVPVEIVAPVKESLEIQHPPPLLEYEEPDFVPGEWDWNTVLEHRLGAGKTNLLGEPHKILSLQKRLERLWSMLEVPEKDRVDMAIKYSSNARLRQLPSLVSAWERALKPIQLRETLLGRLEWFERQASNPNRFFQKTYWGLSQPLEENHVRSHLHRKLNLVESSLASLLEEIELIFGEPVIFKGRRYLDKMKHDKVEMLYWLQQQRRVHHLLRAQKASHHSTLLRRLSSQSLVAPGNTPITL; via the coding sequence ATGGAGCGGGAGAAGCCCGAGTCTGAACTCCAGCGGTTTTACCAGCGGTTGCTGCGTCCGCTGTCGCTCTTTCCCCCCAGGGCGACGCCCCCAGCGCCTCAGAAGCGCCGCCCGCAGGAGGGCCGGATTCTGCAGACCTTCCCTCTCGCGAAGCTGAAGGTGGCGCCGCTGTGCCACCAGGTGTCCAAGCTGCTGGCCGGCAGCGGGCTGGCGGCGCGGGTGACTACCGAGGCCCGACGCCGTCTCATCCAGGTCATCCTGGACGAGCTAAAGTGCAGCTGGCGGGAGCCTCCCGCCGAACTTAGTCTCAGCTACAGGAACAACGTGAGGCTGCGGAAGAGGCTGGAGTCCTACGTGCTGCTCAGCAGTGAGCAGCTCTTCTTGCGCTACCTGCACCTGCTGGTGACCATGTCGACCCCCTCACGGGTCTTCACTGAGTCAGCCACCCTCACCCGGTTGACCGCCAGCCTCGCCAGGGACTGCACAGTTTTCCTCACCAGTCCCGACGTCTACCGTTGCCTCCTCGCCGACTTCCTGGCCTTGCTGAAGGTAGAGCAGGCCCACGCTGGCGTGGATAAGCTGCGTCCCGTCTGCCCCACTGGGGTTTTCAAGCTGTGCCCAATCCCCTGGCCTCACAGCACTGGCTTCGCCAAAGTGCCATGCTCTAGCCTCAACCTGAACTACCTCATTCAACTCAGCCGCCCGCCGGAGTTTCTCAGCGAGCCCAGACTGGATCCAGTGAAGGAATTGAAGTCCATCCCTCAGTTGAGGAGGAGAAAGCCTCTCCGCTGGCTGCCCTCcataggaaagaagagagaaatcgACATTAGTGCACCACAGATTGTGTCACCGCCCAGCTTCTCTCTGACTCCTACCAGTGGggcttcccttttccccacttCACCTCTCAACTCCCAGCTCCGGAGAGGCCAGTCCATGCCCTCTCTGCGTGAGGGCTGGAAGCTGGCAGATGAGTTGGGCCTTCCTCCACTCCCACCTCGTCCCTTAACCCCTCTGGTCTTGGCTGCAGAGAGCAAACCAGAGCTGGCTGGGGACACTGTGGCTGAGGATCTGAAGCAGTTGATGAAGATCATGAAATTGGAGTTGATGCAATGCCCACCACTGGACTCAGGTCTGCCCCCTCTCCTGGGGGTTGTGACCCACCGCCCAGCTGCAGGGCATCGCATGGAGGAGCTGCAGAGGATGCTGAAGAACCTCCAGGAGGAAGAAGCCTCTGGAAAGTGGGACCTCCAACCCCCCAAATCCCCTCCACTTCAACCACAGCCATTGACCATTACTTTAAAGCTAAGAAATGAAGTTGTGGTCCAGGCAGCTGCTGTACGGGTCTCCGATAGAAACTTACTGGATTCTTTCCATGTTGAGGAGGCCGGAGTCCTGTACAACCACCTGGCTGATGAACTGGACCCCAAAGTCATCGAAGAAATGGATATTGATCTGTTTATTGGCAGTAATATCAGGGAGGTCTACAAGGAGTTGATGAGCCGTGTCTCTACTAACCACCTCCATTTTGACCAGGGGCCCCTGGTTGAGAATGCAGCAAATAAAGACTGGTCGGCCTTCCTGTCCTCAGCCTTTCTACATCAAGAAAAACAGTCTCGAATCATCAACCCTGAGCTGGCTGGTCTTTACTCCCAGAGAGCAGATGCTTTACAGTCCAACCCTGAGAGGGTGCCCTCCCTCACATTACCCCAAGCTGGCAAAAGCTGGGAGAAGCGGTCAAACAAGACCCCATGGATGAGCTGGTGGAAAACTGCCTTATCTGTGGATGACTACTTCAAGTACCTTGCCAACCATGAGACAGATTTCCTCCATGTCATCTTCCAAATGTATGAAGAAGAAGTTCCTGTGGAGATAGTGGCCCCTGTCAAAGAGTCCCTAGAGATTCAGCACCCTCCCCCCTTGCTAGAATATGAAGAGCCAGACTTTGTGCCAGGAGAGTGGGACTGGAACACGGTGCTGGAGCACAGGCTAGGAGCTGGGAAGACCAATCTCCTGGGAGAACCCCACAAAATCCTGAGCTTACAGAAGCGTTTGGAACGACTGTGGTCTATGCTTGAGGTCCCTGAGAAGGACCGGGTGGACATGGCCATCAAGTATAGCTCCAATGCCCGTCTGAGGCAACTGCCCTCGTTGGTGAGTGCCTGGGAGCGGGCCCTGAAGCCCATTCAGCTGCGGGAGACATTGCTGGGGAGGCTGGAGTGGTTTGAGCGACAAGCCTCCAACCCCAATCGTTTCTTCCAAAAGACTTACTGGGGCCTGAGTCAGCCCCTGGAGGAGAATCACGTCCGAAGCCACCTCCACAGGAAGCTCAATCTAGTAGAATCTTCCTTGGCTTCCCTCCTGGAAGagattgagttaatttttggtgAGCCAGTGATCTTCAAAGGGCGGCGCTACCTGGATAAAATGAAGCACGACAAAGTGGAGATGCTCTACTGGCTGCAACAACAGCGGCGAGTTCACCACCTGCTCCGGGCCCAGAAGGCTTCCCACCATTCAACCCTGCTCCGGAGGCTCAGCAGCCAGTCTTTAGTAGCTCCTGGGAATACTCCCATTACGCTTTGA